A window from Limanda limanda chromosome 14, fLimLim1.1, whole genome shotgun sequence encodes these proteins:
- the dtx2 gene encoding probable E3 ubiquitin-protein ligase DTX2, which produces MAIVSGSCARVNGSRNGPSSSSSSGSAAAAGPTPSSGSAGQSQPMIAVWEWQDDLGFWRPYSGQVSGHIERSLSPRGHRGAGPGSTSICLGQSDPSLAPYLIDIPSLKQFRQDTGKTRSVRRSLFAQSSGLGSGVYWEWANDEGGWTPYETRTSILLEHSYQARQGTADLGPHGYNYIVDLTSLAQVNKATGFRRQVRRQCNLPYPLASNGPPAIPSAPSGPPAIPPGPACSCQQCLSHSSTGPMPSRSRHSFSSGSLNRPSLQGAGRAVPTHPTSVYSPYPRRPLSVGAMSWGSPWPPPPSGSQLAAPHLTSSASANGLSVPSISVQLNGSTSVSSALAASAQRSEDVIQRYMEAVAGVPDEDCIICMDQLSNPSGYETPAGDAGGRSILPDNVGKFIKCGHTLHMLCMLAMYNNGTKDGSLQCPSCKTIYGEKTGTQPKGKMEIYSIAQSLPGHPDCGTIQIIYSIPPGLQGPEHPNPGQPFSCRGFPRFCFIPDNDKGRKVLELLKMAWMRRLIFTVGTSSTTGEPDTVVWNGIHHKTEMMSNLSGHGFPDPNYLDNALSELASQGVTEACLKPPGGAGGGGGS; this is translated from the exons ATGGCGATCGTGTCCGGCTCCTGCGCCCGGGTGAACGGCTCCCGGAACGgaccctcgtcctcctcctcctccggctccgcCGCGGCCGCCGGCCCGACGCCCTCCTCCGGCTCCGCGGGGCAGTCGCAGCCCATGATCGCGGTGTGGGAGTGGCAGGACGACCTGGGCTTCTGGCGGCCGTACAGCGGCCAGGTGAGCGGCCACATCGAGCGGAGCCTGTCGCCGCGGGGCCACCGGGGAGCGGGACCCGGCTCCACCAGCATCTGCCTCGGGCAGTCCGACCCCAGCCTGGCGCCCTACCTCATCGACATCCCGAGCCTGAAGCAGTTCCGCCAGGACACAG GAAAGACCCGGTCGGTTCGCCGCTCCCTGTTCGCCCAGTCCTCCGGCCTCGGCAGCGGCGTCTACTGGGAGTGGGCCAACGACGAGGGGGGGTGGACCCCCTACGAGACCCGGACCTCCATCCTGCTGGAGCACAGCTACCAGGCTCGCCAGGGCACCGCCGACCTCGGGCCTCACGGGTACAACTACATCGTGGACCTCACGTCTCTGGCCCAGGTGAACAAGGCCACCGGGTTCAGGCGGCAGGTGCGACGGCAGTGTAACCTCCCGTACCCGCTGGCCTCCAACGGCCCCCCGGCCATCCCCTCGGCCCCCTCGGGACCCCCGGCCATCCCCCCGGGGCCGGCGTGCTCCTGCCAGCAGTgcctgagccacagcagcacGGGTCCCATGCCCAGCCGCTCCCGACACTCCTTCTCCTCCGGGAGTCTGAACCGGCCCAGCCTCCAGGGGGCTGGGAGGGCTGTGCCCACCCACCCCACGTCTGTCTACTCCCCATACCCCCGGAGACCCCTCTCTGTGGGGGCCATGTCCTGGGGCAGCCCCTggccccccccgccctctgGTAGTCAACTGGCTGCACCGCACCTCACCAGCTCGGCCAGTGCTAACGGGTTAAG CGTCCCGTCCATCTCTGTGCAGCTGAACGGATCCACCAGCGTCAGCTCGGCCCTGGCAG CCTCGGCTCAGCGATCTGAGGACGTGATCCAGCGCTACATGGAGGCGGTGGCCGGCGTCCCGGACGAG GATTGCATCATCTGCATGGACCAGCTGTCCAACCCGTCCGGCTACGAGACGCCGGCCGGAGACGCCGGCGGCCGCAGCATCCTGCCGGACAACGTGGGCAAATTCATCAAGTGTGGCCACACGCTGCACATGCTCTGCATGCTCGCCATGTACAACAACGGGACCAAG gacgGCAGCCTGCAGTGTCCCTCGTGTAAGACAATCTACGGAGAGAAGACGGGGACGCAGCCCAAAGGAAAGATGGAGATCTACAGCATCGCCCAGTCGCTGCCCGGCCACCCGGACTGTGGAACCATCCAGATCATCTACAGCATCCCCCCCGGTCTACAG gggccGGAGCATCCGAACCCCGGGCAGCCGTTCAGCTGCAGAGGCTTCCCTCGCTTCTGCTTCATCCCCGACAACGACAAAGGCCGGAAG gtgctggagctgctgaagaTGGCGTGGATGCGGCGCCTGATCTTCACCGTGGGCACGTCCAGCACCACGGGCGAGCCGGACACCGTGGTGTGGAACGGGATCCACCACAAGACGGAGATGATGTCCAACCTGTCGGGCCACGGCTTCCCGGACCCCAACTACCTGGACAACGCTCTGTCTGAGCTGGCGTCCCAGGGCGTGACCGAGGCCTGCCTcaagcctccagggggcgccgGCGGTGGCGGCGGCAGCTAG